The proteins below are encoded in one region of Rana temporaria chromosome 2, aRanTem1.1, whole genome shotgun sequence:
- the LOC120928011 gene encoding cell surface glycoprotein CD200 receptor 1-A-like has product MIGPLLILCIWGYTLSADVTVVGRRGNFTVLQCGEDPGGEIVGVIWKIHHMNNSRCLFSYGAHMRGGPQIYNNCSTRMTFTNRTLTIHNTQISDGGNFTCELSSTGGTFFYTTILQVLAQPSVSLDINSDGSPECRAIGGFPAAEISWIPSSDDINTTEMEALDDTWTVISTYKSDRDMVVTCLVSHPTFVNVWSQSIVSPVETKWELIWSLVGFAIFLFIALCIVYWNQKKIRTCSKKSLNTSPPQQVDGIAEETQEFEPYATYTQRENVVYWGTLKVTRLN; this is encoded by the exons ATGATTGGTCCTCTCCTGATATTGTGCATTTGGGGGTATACTCTCTCAGCAG ATGTTACAGTTGTGGGGAGAAGAGGGAATTTTACAGTTCTACAATGTGGAGAGGATCCTGGAGGAGAAATAGTGGGAGTTATATGGAAGATCCATCACATGAATAATTCTCGGTGTTTATTCTCATATGGTGCACACATGAGAGGAGGACCCCAGATATACAACAACTGCAGTACAAGAATGACATTTACCAATAGAACACTGACCATCCACAACACCCAGATCTCTGATGGAGGAAATTTTACCTGTGAATTGTCATCTACTGGAGGGACCTTCTTCTATACAACTATTTTACAAGTATTAG CTCAGCCCTCTGTGTCTCTGGATATAAACAGTGATGGATCTCCGGAGTGTAGAGCCATTGGTGGATTCCCAGCTGCAGAGATCTCCTGGATCCCATCTTCAGATGATATAAACACTACAGAAATGGAAGCTTTGGATGATACCTGGACAGTGATCAGCACATACAAGTCTGATCGAGACATGGTGGTGACATGCCTTGTGTCTCATCCCACATTTGTGAATGTCTGGAGCCAGTCAATTGTATCACCAGTTG AGACAAAATGGGAATTGATCTGGAGTCTTGTAGGCTTCGCCATCTTTCTTTTCATTGCCCTGTGTATTGTCTACTGGAACCAAAAGAAAATCAG AACGTGTTCCAAAAAGTCACTTAACACATCTCCCCCGCAACAAGTGGATGGCATTGCAGAG GAGACACAAGAATTTGAGCCTTATGCCACCTATACCCAGAGGGAGAACGTTGTGTATTGGGGGACTCTTAAGGTGACGCGGCTAAATTAG